In a genomic window of Methanosarcina horonobensis HB-1 = JCM 15518:
- a CDS encoding RNA-guided endonuclease InsQ/TnpB family protein gives MHLTKKIKINPTEEQVDVLWQLSEQCRCLYNFALAERKEAWKTEQRSVKYVEQQNQLPTLKEKFPEYNIVYSKVLQSVLKKLDASYKSFFSLWKNSDKSARPPKFRSGKYFMTLVYNQSGFKIKDGKLSFSHKVNEIPLSFEVGNAFDLLAIKQIEIYNDDPYKGRGKFFVSITYEETPITEYVDNDLYQAIDLGITKIVTAINTQGKFFEVKTARTDKYWNSKIDLIKSRRDHCKEGSKRWNRLHKTYRKIEAKKSNQIKDFRHKLSKTMIENTKANTIIVGDLSVKEMAQSRKLKGKRKRSQNISTQNQGYLSRFIEFLAYKAEFIGKRVIKIDESYTSKECYVCGKRHEMPLYERTMKCDCGNVIDRDRNSAINIMKRFLSQNALWTGYQKFSDNLRQTGLLMDTCILQISK, from the coding sequence ATGCATCTGACGAAGAAGATCAAGATAAATCCAACTGAAGAACAGGTAGATGTTCTTTGGCAACTCTCGGAACAGTGTAGATGCCTCTATAATTTCGCTCTAGCTGAAAGAAAAGAAGCATGGAAAACTGAACAGAGAAGTGTAAAGTATGTAGAACAACAGAATCAGCTTCCAACATTAAAAGAAAAATTTCCTGAGTACAATATAGTGTATTCTAAAGTACTGCAATCAGTTCTGAAAAAGCTCGATGCTAGTTATAAATCATTCTTTTCGCTCTGGAAAAATAGTGATAAATCTGCAAGACCACCAAAATTCAGAAGTGGAAAATATTTTATGACTCTGGTTTACAATCAAAGCGGATTCAAAATCAAGGATGGAAAACTCAGTTTCTCTCATAAGGTAAATGAAATCCCATTATCTTTCGAAGTAGGAAACGCATTTGATTTGTTGGCAATCAAGCAGATTGAAATTTACAATGATGATCCATATAAGGGCAGAGGAAAATTCTTTGTATCCATAACATACGAAGAAACTCCAATCACAGAGTATGTTGATAACGATTTGTATCAAGCAATAGACTTAGGAATTACAAAAATAGTGACAGCAATAAACACTCAAGGAAAATTCTTTGAAGTTAAAACAGCAAGAACAGATAAATATTGGAATTCGAAGATAGATCTAATTAAATCCAGAAGAGATCATTGTAAAGAAGGAAGCAAGAGATGGAATAGACTACACAAAACATATAGAAAAATAGAAGCAAAGAAATCTAATCAGATCAAAGATTTTCGGCATAAGCTTTCTAAAACCATGATTGAGAACACTAAAGCCAATACTATAATTGTTGGTGATCTTAGTGTCAAGGAAATGGCTCAATCTAGGAAGTTAAAAGGAAAAAGAAAACGTTCTCAAAATATATCAACCCAAAATCAAGGATATTTATCTCGCTTCATCGAATTTTTAGCCTATAAAGCAGAATTTATAGGTAAAAGGGTAATAAAAATTGATGAAAGCTATACTTCAAAAGAGTGTTATGTTTGTGGAAAAAGACACGAGATGCCTCTTTATGAACGGACTATGAAATGTGATTGTGGAAACGTAATTGATAGAGATAGAAATAGTGCTATCAATATTATGAAGCGGTTCTTATCACAGAATGCCCTGTGGACAGGCTATCAGAAGTTTTCTGATAATCTTCGACAAACAGGTTTACTGATGGATACATGCATTCTGCAAATATCCAAGTGA
- the tnpA gene encoding IS200/IS605 family transposase, with protein sequence MQCKLDRGSHSVYSLHYHFVQCVKYRRKALTNPLIIDFLKTKIHNISETFKVEVLNIECDKDHFHLLFSAKPSLDIPKYINTIKTITSREIRKNFPEVKTMLWKDMFWSRSYFIASTGQVTLDALKKYVENQGKYASDEEDQDKSN encoded by the coding sequence ATGCAGTGTAAACTGGATCGAGGAAGCCATTCTGTATATTCACTCCATTATCATTTCGTCCAATGTGTGAAATATAGAAGAAAGGCTCTAACTAATCCTCTAATTATTGATTTTCTCAAAACTAAAATCCATAACATAAGTGAAACCTTCAAAGTTGAAGTGTTGAATATAGAGTGTGACAAAGATCACTTTCATTTATTATTTTCAGCAAAACCTTCACTCGATATTCCAAAGTACATTAACACCATCAAAACAATAACTTCAAGGGAGATTCGAAAAAATTTTCCTGAAGTAAAAACTATGTTATGGAAAGATATGTTCTGGTCAAGATCGTATTTTATAGCATCGACAGGGCAGGTAACCCTAGACGCACTTAAAAAATATGTGGAGAATCAAGGCAAATATGCATCTGACGAAGAAGATCAAGATAAATCCAACTGA
- a CDS encoding ferric reductase-like transmembrane domain-containing protein, whose protein sequence is MSKDADGKEKGHKSDKGMSDKKISNKKFYLIYGIILVIVLFIAYLLLQRPGEPLRMVARFAATFGYLTIFLSILSSEYMAKMRKISGLPFLKAHHHLARIGILLILIHPLALAIGGQGFRIFLPEFYPVNRFLMFGGKTAIYLFLLAAGIALYRKKYRNWKKVHYLSYLAFLLVSAHALLIGSDFKLEIMRILTLVMAATVTGIFIHKRLGAKTKTRKNRNS, encoded by the coding sequence TTGAGTAAAGATGCTGACGGAAAAGAAAAAGGCCATAAATCAGATAAAGGAATGTCAGACAAAAAAATATCAAATAAGAAGTTTTACTTAATCTATGGAATAATTCTGGTTATAGTCCTTTTTATAGCGTATCTTCTTCTGCAGAGGCCCGGGGAACCCCTAAGGATGGTAGCCCGGTTTGCAGCAACATTTGGTTATCTGACTATTTTCCTTTCAATACTCAGTTCTGAATATATGGCTAAAATGAGAAAAATATCAGGACTGCCTTTTTTAAAAGCTCACCATCATCTGGCAAGGATTGGGATCCTTCTAATCCTGATTCATCCACTAGCTCTTGCCATCGGAGGACAGGGATTCAGAATTTTTTTGCCTGAGTTTTATCCTGTAAACAGGTTTCTAATGTTTGGAGGCAAGACAGCAATTTATCTCTTCCTGCTGGCTGCCGGCATTGCCCTGTACAGGAAAAAGTATAGAAACTGGAAGAAGGTACATTACCTCAGTTACCTGGCTTTTTTACTTGTCTCAGCTCATGCTTTATTGATAGGCAGCGACTTTAAACTGGAGATAATGAGAATACTTACACTTGTGATGGCAGCTACTGTAACAGGTATTTTTATACATAAGAGATTGGGGGCAAAGACAAAAACCCGAAAGAATAGAAATAGTTAA
- a CDS encoding potassium channel family protein has protein sequence MDKERAYQERTELLYQINELLDFPLLLLSIVWLILIVIDFVYGLSPFLRRANDVIWSMFIVDFFVELYIAPKKKAYLEENWLVALSLFLPALRILKIFRGFRLFKFSNFIRSFNLARILSSFNRSIRTVRKAVKQRGLEYVLILTALVTFIGAAGMYYFEYPGLKSYGDAFWWTAMIMTTIGSDYWPKTAEGRVLTFLLSVYAFAIFGYITAAIASLLVGKEKEASSKEISELRKEVQRLSSEISRFSELEKK, from the coding sequence ATGGACAAAGAACGGGCTTATCAGGAACGAACAGAGTTACTGTACCAGATTAACGAGCTTTTAGATTTTCCTCTCCTTCTTCTGTCAATTGTATGGCTGATTCTTATTGTTATTGACTTTGTTTACGGGCTCTCCCCATTTTTACGAAGAGCAAACGACGTTATCTGGAGTATGTTTATAGTTGATTTTTTTGTTGAACTGTATATCGCTCCGAAAAAAAAGGCTTATTTAGAGGAAAACTGGCTTGTTGCTCTTTCTTTATTTCTGCCTGCGCTGCGGATATTAAAAATATTTCGCGGATTCAGACTATTTAAATTTTCGAATTTTATCCGGTCTTTTAATCTTGCCAGAATTCTTTCTTCATTTAACAGGAGTATAAGGACTGTCAGGAAAGCAGTGAAACAGAGAGGCCTGGAATATGTCCTGATCCTTACAGCTCTGGTGACTTTTATCGGGGCAGCAGGGATGTATTATTTTGAGTACCCCGGCCTTAAATCATATGGAGATGCTTTCTGGTGGACAGCAATGATTATGACAACAATAGGAAGCGATTATTGGCCAAAAACTGCTGAAGGAAGAGTTCTGACCTTTTTGTTATCCGTCTACGCCTTTGCAATCTTTGGATACATAACTGCAGCTATTGCCAGTCTTCTTGTGGGAAAAGAAAAGGAAGCATCTTCAAAAGAGATTTCGGAGCTGCGTAAGGAAGTGCAGCGGCTCTCCAGTGAAATAAGCAGGTTTTCGGAACTGGAAAAAAAATAA
- a CDS encoding alpha/beta hydrolase: MSGRKRTEFGDEVLEADILSMKKEPGDGFESVIIDTSRGKVECRYYAAEGTDKAVVMVGGIGGGFDTPANGLYPRLCMDLLDSGISSLRVRFRYPTDLAEAAMDVLVGIEFLKGEGITGFGLIGHSFGGAVIVQAAHNESTVRTVITLSTQSFGISPISSLAEGVSVLLIHGDEDETLPSGSSVYAYSMAHEPKKLTIYEGAGHGLAEVSDEVYEEIMNWIKDSLK; this comes from the coding sequence ATGTCTGGAAGAAAGAGGACCGAATTCGGAGATGAGGTACTGGAAGCTGATATTCTTAGTATGAAAAAAGAACCTGGAGACGGTTTTGAATCCGTTATAATAGACACAAGCCGCGGAAAGGTTGAATGCCGTTATTATGCAGCAGAAGGTACAGATAAAGCAGTGGTCATGGTTGGGGGAATCGGAGGAGGCTTTGATACGCCTGCAAACGGCCTTTACCCCCGCTTGTGTATGGATTTGCTGGACTCGGGAATAAGTTCGCTAAGGGTCAGGTTCAGGTATCCTACCGATCTGGCAGAAGCCGCAATGGATGTACTTGTAGGAATTGAGTTCTTGAAAGGTGAAGGCATTACCGGGTTTGGGCTGATAGGTCATTCTTTTGGAGGCGCTGTGATTGTTCAGGCTGCACATAATGAGAGTACTGTGAGAACCGTAATTACCCTTTCAACTCAGAGTTTTGGGATTAGCCCGATATCCAGTCTTGCAGAAGGAGTTTCAGTACTCCTGATTCACGGGGACGAGGATGAAACACTGCCGTCAGGAAGTTCGGTATATGCATATTCCATGGCGCATGAACCAAAAAAACTCACAATATACGAAGGGGCAGGGCACGGCCTTGCAGAAGTTTCGGATGAAGTCTATGAGGAGATAATGAACTGGATTAAAGATTCTCTGAAATAA
- a CDS encoding PaaI family thioesterase codes for MEDLKRFFKKDKFAANTGIELLEVSPGYAKARMEIEEKHRNALRAVQGGALFTLADLAFAAASNAHGTAAVGINANISFVKAALNGTLTAEANETSINPKIATYTVNIIDDEGDLVATFQGMVYRKKFSLDFSEA; via the coding sequence ATGGAAGACCTCAAACGGTTCTTTAAAAAAGATAAATTCGCTGCAAATACTGGAATAGAACTGCTGGAAGTTTCACCGGGATATGCAAAAGCCAGGATGGAAATCGAAGAAAAGCACCGGAACGCATTAAGGGCAGTTCAGGGAGGAGCATTATTTACCCTTGCAGACCTTGCTTTTGCAGCAGCCTCAAATGCACACGGCACTGCTGCAGTCGGCATCAATGCGAACATCTCTTTTGTAAAAGCTGCGCTGAACGGAACACTTACAGCCGAGGCAAATGAAACTTCAATAAACCCTAAAATTGCCACATATACTGTTAACATCATTGATGACGAGGGAGACCTTGTAGCAACTTTTCAGGGGATGGTCTACAGAAAAAAGTTTTCACTTGATTTTTCTGAGGCTTAA
- a CDS encoding ATP-dependent DNA ligase, translated as MARFIELAELFEELEKITSHKEIVRKIAEFFSGLKGDEVKDSAYLFLGSTGPAFENITLGIKDRLAVRAIAGAYGVPEGEVEKRYARTGDLGDVAFELNREKEAFLTIEDVFQRLQQIKEASGKGSQEEKTGLLSDILQKATSEEGKYIVRLVLGRLRLGFGDQFLLEAFSIAFTGDKKHAGKIKESYGVCTDIGELAKTLAEHGARATGFFSIKPGRPVKSMLSQRVESFEELESRIQGKKAAEEKYDGERVQIHKTGDEIKAFSRRLENITAQYPDVIEEVRRSVPAEEIVIDGEIVAYVEFEKDCNRIEEFYPFQNLMQRRRKYEIEKYREKCPVAVFFFDILYLNGESLMKKPYPERRALLEMNVVEQGIVHLARRIVTENIEEIEDFFNETVEKGLEGIVVKSMSSKSVYEAGKRSWFWFKWKQEYSEGMRETFDLVVVGSYYGRGRRKGSFGALLCAVLNEEEQRFETLTKVGTGFTEADAEEINRLLSAHIVSEAPKNVSIKKGMLPDIFIEPAVVIEVLGSEITNSPGHTAGEGTEETGLALRFPRFLRIRYDKAPYDAMTVKEVRDLKEGV; from the coding sequence ATGGCGCGATTTATAGAGCTTGCAGAGCTTTTTGAGGAGCTTGAAAAGATCACGTCCCATAAGGAAATTGTAAGGAAAATTGCTGAGTTTTTCAGCGGGCTCAAAGGGGACGAGGTGAAGGACAGTGCTTACCTTTTTCTTGGTAGTACAGGACCTGCCTTTGAGAACATAACACTGGGAATCAAGGACAGGCTTGCCGTAAGAGCCATTGCAGGTGCTTACGGAGTTCCCGAAGGAGAGGTCGAAAAGAGGTATGCCAGAACAGGAGACCTGGGAGATGTGGCTTTTGAATTAAATAGAGAAAAAGAGGCTTTCCTGACCATTGAGGATGTTTTTCAAAGGCTTCAACAAATAAAAGAAGCTTCAGGCAAAGGTAGTCAGGAGGAAAAGACAGGACTTCTTTCGGACATCCTGCAGAAAGCCACATCTGAAGAAGGGAAATATATAGTAAGGCTTGTACTCGGAAGGCTCAGGCTGGGATTTGGGGACCAGTTTTTGCTCGAAGCATTTTCTATTGCCTTTACAGGGGACAAAAAGCACGCAGGAAAAATAAAAGAAAGTTACGGTGTCTGTACGGATATAGGGGAGCTTGCAAAAACCCTTGCAGAGCACGGAGCCAGAGCTACAGGATTTTTCTCCATAAAACCCGGAAGACCCGTGAAGTCAATGCTTTCCCAGCGTGTTGAAAGTTTTGAAGAACTCGAGTCAAGGATTCAAGGAAAAAAAGCAGCCGAAGAGAAATATGACGGCGAGAGGGTGCAGATCCACAAAACCGGGGATGAAATCAAAGCTTTTTCCCGAAGGCTTGAAAATATCACTGCCCAGTACCCTGATGTTATTGAAGAGGTTAGAAGAAGTGTACCTGCGGAAGAAATCGTGATTGATGGAGAAATAGTTGCATATGTAGAATTTGAAAAGGACTGTAATCGGATAGAAGAATTTTACCCTTTTCAAAATCTTATGCAAAGGCGCAGAAAGTATGAGATTGAAAAGTACCGGGAGAAATGTCCTGTTGCAGTTTTCTTTTTTGATATCCTTTACCTGAATGGAGAGTCCCTTATGAAGAAACCCTACCCTGAAAGAAGAGCCCTGCTTGAAATGAATGTTGTTGAGCAAGGAATAGTCCATCTGGCAAGAAGAATTGTTACGGAAAACATTGAGGAAATTGAGGACTTTTTTAACGAAACCGTCGAAAAAGGGCTTGAAGGGATCGTAGTCAAATCAATGAGCAGCAAATCTGTTTACGAAGCAGGAAAAAGAAGCTGGTTCTGGTTCAAATGGAAACAGGAGTATTCGGAAGGGATGAGAGAGACCTTTGATCTCGTAGTTGTAGGAAGCTATTACGGAAGAGGAAGAAGGAAAGGATCATTTGGTGCTCTTCTCTGTGCGGTCCTGAATGAAGAAGAACAGCGGTTTGAAACTTTGACAAAAGTGGGTACGGGTTTTACCGAAGCAGATGCAGAAGAAATCAACCGCCTGCTTTCAGCCCATATAGTCAGTGAAGCTCCAAAGAATGTTTCCATAAAAAAAGGAATGCTTCCTGATATCTTCATAGAGCCGGCCGTAGTTATTGAAGTCCTTGGCTCGGAGATCACAAACAGTCCAGGGCATACGGCAGGAGAAGGAACTGAAGAAACAGGACTAGCACTGCGTTTTCCCCGTTTCTTACGCATACGGTACGATAAAGCTCCCTATGATGCCATGACAGTTAAGGAAGTAAGGGACTTGAAGGAAGGAGTTTGA
- the polX gene encoding DNA polymerase/3'-5' exonuclease PolX produces the protein MRNREIAELLYETADIMEFQQIEWKPRAYRRAAQNIENFGEDIEKVYEREGKKGLTEIPGVGESIADHIAEYLETGKVEKFEELKGKAPSGTTELMEIRGLGAKKMKKLADELEIKTISDLKDAVSTHRLRRLEGFGEKSEENIARAIENYEKSHSRIPLGKALPLAEEIISALKTELRIRTPDIDLSKIIYTGSLRRLKETIGDIDILAEAKERDAGGMMNAFVSLPEVGQVVSKGKTRSSVIIKEGFGIDLRIVPPESYGAALQYFTGSKEHNIELRNIALREGYKLSEYGLYSKDSGQQVAGRSEEEIYRKLGLKYIAPELRENRGEIKAAAKNALPELVDAEDLRGDLHMHTKYSEGAESLETMIKKAEAMEYEYIAITDHSRSQKIANGMEIETMKAQWKEIEEMSKRFRMKILRSSEVEILKDGSLDYPDEILKELDVVVGAVHSGFAVSEREMTGRIVTALENRHLDILAHPSGRLLGKREAYAVNFGKVFEAAAANGKVMEINCQPSRLDLNDELIFRAKDYGLKFCISTDSHAVSDLTSMRYGLGQARRGWLEKEDVVNTYPYSKLKGVFKKLRD, from the coding sequence TTGAGAAACCGCGAGATTGCCGAGTTGTTGTATGAAACTGCTGATATTATGGAGTTTCAGCAGATCGAGTGGAAACCGCGAGCCTACAGAAGGGCAGCTCAGAACATAGAAAACTTTGGCGAGGACATTGAAAAAGTCTACGAGAGAGAAGGAAAAAAGGGGCTGACAGAGATTCCTGGCGTAGGCGAGTCCATTGCCGACCATATAGCCGAATACCTGGAAACAGGGAAAGTAGAAAAATTTGAAGAACTGAAAGGAAAAGCTCCTTCAGGCACCACCGAACTGATGGAGATCAGAGGGCTTGGGGCAAAAAAAATGAAAAAGCTTGCCGATGAACTTGAAATAAAAACCATTTCAGACCTGAAAGACGCGGTTAGTACTCACAGGCTCAGGAGACTTGAAGGCTTCGGAGAGAAAAGCGAAGAAAATATCGCCAGAGCAATTGAAAACTATGAAAAAAGCCACTCCAGAATTCCACTTGGAAAAGCACTTCCGCTTGCCGAAGAAATCATATCTGCCCTGAAAACCGAACTGAGGATAAGAACTCCAGATATTGACCTCTCGAAGATCATCTATACAGGATCTCTTCGCAGGCTAAAAGAGACTATAGGGGACATTGATATCCTTGCAGAAGCGAAAGAAAGAGACGCAGGGGGGATGATGAATGCCTTTGTTTCCCTTCCAGAAGTAGGGCAGGTTGTCTCAAAAGGCAAGACCAGAAGCAGTGTGATCATCAAGGAAGGATTCGGCATAGACCTGAGGATAGTCCCTCCTGAAAGTTATGGGGCAGCTCTCCAGTATTTTACGGGCTCAAAGGAACATAACATAGAACTCAGAAATATTGCCCTCAGAGAAGGTTACAAGCTTTCCGAGTACGGGCTATACTCCAAAGATTCAGGACAACAGGTTGCAGGCAGAAGTGAAGAAGAAATCTACAGGAAGCTCGGGCTTAAATATATTGCACCTGAACTCCGAGAGAACAGAGGAGAAATCAAAGCTGCAGCAAAAAATGCCCTGCCTGAACTTGTGGATGCAGAAGACCTCAGAGGAGATCTGCATATGCATACAAAGTACAGTGAAGGGGCAGAAAGCCTTGAGACAATGATAAAAAAAGCCGAAGCTATGGAATATGAATACATTGCTATCACAGACCACTCGCGCTCTCAGAAAATTGCAAACGGGATGGAAATCGAAACTATGAAAGCTCAGTGGAAAGAAATCGAAGAGATGTCAAAACGTTTCAGAATGAAAATCCTCAGAAGTTCGGAAGTTGAGATTCTTAAAGACGGAAGTCTTGACTATCCCGATGAAATCCTTAAAGAGCTTGACGTTGTGGTCGGAGCTGTGCATTCGGGCTTTGCAGTATCGGAAAGAGAGATGACAGGAAGAATAGTTACTGCTCTTGAAAACAGGCACCTTGACATACTTGCCCACCCATCAGGCAGGCTGCTCGGGAAAAGGGAGGCTTACGCGGTTAATTTCGGAAAGGTGTTTGAGGCGGCAGCAGCAAACGGGAAAGTGATGGAGATTAATTGCCAGCCTTCAAGGCTTGATCTTAATGATGAGCTTATTTTCAGGGCAAAGGATTATGGACTGAAATTCTGCATTTCAACGGACAGCCATGCCGTATCGGATCTGACTTCTATGCGTTACGGGCTCGGGCAGGCAAGAAGAGGCTGGCTTGAAAAAGAAGATGTTGTAAATACATACCCGTACTCGAAGCTTAAGGGAGTTTTCAAAAAACTCAGAGACTGA
- a CDS encoding diaminopimelate decarboxylase — protein sequence MVSKDLPFTKEDILKIMEKYPTPFHIYDEKAIRENARRMKSAFKDVPGFKEFFAVKALPNPFILKILKEEDFGADCSSLPELILAEKAGMTGDDIMFSSNDTPSEEFLKAKELGGFINLDDISHISYLEKYAGLPEIVCFRYNPGPLKEGNAIIGKPEEAKYGFTREQMLEGYRILRDKGVKRFGMHTMVASNELNPDYFVETAKILFELIVEISKELGIRFEFVNLGGGIGIPYRPEQEPVSLEAVAKGVKEAYYATITANGLAPLKVYLECGRVITGPYGYLISQVRHLKSTYKDYVGLDSCMANLMRPGMYGAYHHITVLGKEKKAPVHKYDVTGSLCENNDKFAIDRMLPEVEIEDILAIHDAGAHGHAMGFNYNGKLRSAELLLREDGSVVQIRRAETIEDYFATLDFEALKEFK from the coding sequence ATGGTTTCAAAGGACCTACCCTTCACAAAAGAAGATATCCTGAAAATAATGGAGAAATATCCCACTCCTTTTCATATTTACGATGAGAAAGCCATTCGGGAAAACGCCAGAAGAATGAAATCAGCTTTTAAAGACGTCCCCGGCTTCAAGGAGTTTTTCGCCGTAAAAGCTCTTCCCAACCCCTTCATCCTTAAAATCCTTAAAGAAGAAGACTTCGGGGCAGACTGCAGTTCCCTGCCGGAGTTGATCCTTGCGGAAAAAGCAGGAATGACCGGCGATGATATTATGTTCAGTTCCAATGATACGCCGTCTGAAGAGTTTCTAAAAGCAAAGGAACTTGGCGGCTTTATCAACCTTGACGATATCAGCCACATCTCTTACCTGGAAAAATACGCAGGACTCCCTGAGATAGTGTGCTTCAGATATAATCCGGGACCCCTGAAAGAAGGAAATGCTATCATCGGAAAACCGGAAGAAGCAAAGTACGGTTTTACTCGGGAACAGATGCTTGAAGGGTACAGGATCCTCAGGGACAAAGGCGTAAAGCGCTTCGGGATGCACACAATGGTTGCCTCGAATGAGCTTAACCCCGATTACTTCGTTGAAACTGCAAAGATTCTCTTCGAACTTATAGTTGAGATCTCAAAGGAACTTGGAATCCGGTTCGAGTTCGTAAATCTCGGAGGAGGAATAGGCATCCCATACAGACCCGAGCAGGAACCGGTCTCCCTTGAAGCTGTAGCAAAAGGTGTAAAAGAGGCTTATTATGCCACCATTACAGCTAATGGGCTTGCCCCTCTCAAAGTATATCTCGAATGCGGCAGGGTTATCACAGGTCCCTACGGCTACCTGATTTCACAGGTCAGGCACTTAAAAAGCACTTATAAGGACTACGTGGGCCTGGATTCCTGCATGGCAAACCTTATGCGTCCAGGAATGTACGGAGCTTACCACCATATAACCGTGCTCGGAAAAGAAAAGAAAGCTCCTGTCCATAAATATGATGTGACAGGCTCCCTCTGCGAAAACAACGACAAATTCGCAATTGACAGGATGCTCCCGGAAGTAGAAATCGAAGATATCCTGGCAATTCACGATGCGGGCGCGCACGGGCATGCGATGGGCTTCAATTATAATGGAAAACTGCGCTCTGCCGAGCTCCTGCTTAGAGAAGACGGAAGCGTTGTACAAATCAGGAGAGCCGAAACTATTGAAGACTACTTTGCAACTCTTGATTTTGAAGCCCTGAAAGAGTTCAAGTGA
- a CDS encoding amidohydrolase family protein, which produces MADILIKNAYVLTMDPDLGDLKNGTVVIENGRITEIGKETNENAETIIDAKHSVVMPGLVNTHTHAATTLFRGYADDMQLAEWLERCIWPAEAKVTAEDIYKGSLLACLEMIKSGTTSFADMYFFMDETAKAVELSGLRASLSHGLTELGNKEKGDNDLKEGRRFVRAWQGAAEGRIETMYGPHAPNTCSEEYLAKVREEASRDGARIHIHLLETEAELTEVKEKYGKCSVRLLDDIGFLGPHVLAAHCVWVSDSDMEILRKRGVNISHNVISNMKLASGIAPVHKMLEKGINVSLGTDGCASNNNLDLFEEMKTAALLHKVNTFDPTVLPARQVLEMGTVKGAKALDPETGMLKAGKKADLILVDMRKPHLTPCFDVASHLVYSAKGSDVRTTIVNGKILMDDYKVLALDEQKVMEETQKAVEELVSRVNI; this is translated from the coding sequence ATGGCTGATATACTCATAAAAAATGCTTACGTTTTAACGATGGACCCGGATCTTGGTGACCTCAAAAACGGGACCGTTGTCATTGAAAACGGAAGAATTACGGAAATAGGAAAAGAAACGAACGAAAATGCTGAAACCATAATTGATGCAAAACATTCGGTAGTAATGCCAGGGCTTGTAAATACCCATACCCACGCAGCAACGACTCTTTTCCGGGGTTATGCCGACGATATGCAGCTTGCGGAATGGCTTGAGAGATGTATATGGCCTGCCGAAGCCAAAGTCACTGCCGAAGATATCTATAAAGGCAGCCTGCTTGCCTGCCTTGAGATGATCAAGTCAGGGACTACTTCTTTTGCAGATATGTACTTCTTTATGGATGAGACCGCAAAAGCTGTTGAGCTATCCGGGCTTCGGGCTTCACTTTCCCACGGCCTCACAGAGCTCGGGAATAAAGAAAAGGGAGATAACGACCTTAAGGAAGGCAGACGTTTTGTTCGAGCCTGGCAGGGAGCAGCAGAAGGCAGAATAGAAACGATGTATGGACCTCATGCCCCGAACACATGTTCTGAGGAATATCTGGCAAAGGTAAGAGAAGAAGCCAGCAGAGATGGAGCCAGAATCCATATACATCTCCTCGAAACCGAAGCCGAATTGACTGAAGTGAAAGAAAAGTACGGGAAGTGTTCGGTTCGCCTTCTGGACGATATAGGATTTTTAGGTCCTCATGTACTTGCCGCCCACTGTGTCTGGGTTTCAGACAGCGATATGGAAATTTTAAGAAAAAGGGGAGTCAATATTTCCCATAACGTCATAAGTAACATGAAGCTAGCTTCCGGGATTGCACCTGTGCATAAGATGCTCGAAAAAGGTATAAACGTTAGCCTTGGCACTGATGGCTGTGCTTCAAACAATAACTTGGACCTCTTTGAAGAAATGAAAACTGCTGCCCTGCTGCATAAAGTAAACACTTTCGACCCGACTGTCCTTCCTGCCAGGCAGGTACTTGAGATGGGTACGGTAAAGGGGGCAAAGGCTCTTGACCCGGAAACCGGTATGTTGAAAGCAGGAAAAAAGGCAGACCTGATCTTGGTGGACATGAGAAAACCGCATCTTACTCCCTGTTTTGATGTTGCATCCCACCTCGTGTACTCTGCTAAAGGAAGCGACGTCAGGACGACAATAGTAAACGGGAAAATCCTGATGGACGACTACAAAGTGCTTGCATTGGATGAGCAAAAAGTAATGGAAGAAACTCAAAAAGCCGTAGAAGAGCTTGTATCAAGAGTAAATATCTGA